The following is a genomic window from Hyperolius riggenbachi isolate aHypRig1 chromosome 4, aHypRig1.pri, whole genome shotgun sequence.
agttagaactctttactaaaCAAAATGTGCAGAGATGTATCATTCGCCACCATCagataatgcagcttacttagatcagagaggaacacagagtgaatacagttaatcacaataccataaagatcattgcagcactttgcatactcagtgacatcttgtggttgctttactatgctgcagtttaggtaattctGATGATACTGCCAACTACATTCATACAACAGTTGTAcctggaaggcttcctccagagtCATGCCTTTACATTTCATGAGGTAGGCAATAACAATGGTGGCCGAGCGACTGCGTCCATGCTTGCAGTACACCAGACACTTCCCTCCAGCATGGACAGTGCTTTCAATGAGGTCTGCACACTGGTCAAAGTGTTCTGCTAGATTCTGCTGCGGGTGATCAAACACTGGTATCCGGACGGTGTGGAGATGGTAGTCTGGGAACGGCTGACTTTTGGAAACATTGATGCAACAAGTCACTCCCTCTGCTTTGAGAAGCTCTGTCTTGCAAGCAGATCTAGCATTGCTGATCAGTAAGGAGTCTGTCACTTGAAACAGCTCCAGCATGTCCACTAACTTCACAGGGACCCTATTCTAGATAGAATGGTGCAATCATTTCTGGAGATAGGTGTATCCATTGCTGACCCCCAGCACAGCTATTCCTCCTGAGTTCCAGTAGCACAGATACAGGCTCTGTACTGACCAGATCTTCTGTGGTTATTTTAAGATCTGGGCCTCTGACAAGCTGTCACTGCTGTGAGGGAAGTTCTGCTGGTTACTTGTCTAAACACTCCACA
Proteins encoded in this region:
- the DUSP28 gene encoding dual specificity phosphatase 28 — its product is MNVSMLDEQNRVPVKLVDMLELFQVTDSLLISNARSACKTELLKAEGVTCCINVSKSQPFPDYHLHTVRIPVFDHPQQNLAEHFDQCADLIESTVHAGGKCLVYCKHGRSRSATIVIAYLMKCKGMTLEEAFQLVKAVRPSIEPNAGFWSQLESYEKSLQRK